A window from Sinorhizobium fredii encodes these proteins:
- the pyrC gene encoding dihydroorotase has translation MQELVIRRPDDWHLHLRDGGVLRGVIGDTSRHFARAVIMPNLVPPVVTSADAAAYRERILAAIPAGDRFEPLMTLYLTEGTDPADVEAGFRSGLVKAVKLYPAGATTNSHSGVRDITKAMPVLERMAEIGMPLCVHGEVTTPEVDIFDREAVFIETVLDPLRRRLPDLRITMEHVTTKDGIDYIKEHAANLAGSITTHHLIINRNAILVGGIKPHYYCLPVAKRETHRLALRAAAVSGDVRFFLGTDSAPHVDPLKECACGCAGIYTSVNTLSCLAHVFEEEGALDRLEAFTSLNGPAWYGLPVNEETITLRKAEEAVRYPAKVETEAGPITVFDPMFPLHWAVV, from the coding sequence ATGCAAGAGCTCGTTATCCGCCGCCCGGACGACTGGCATCTCCACCTGCGCGATGGCGGCGTGCTGCGCGGTGTCATCGGCGACACGAGCCGGCATTTCGCCCGCGCCGTCATCATGCCCAATCTGGTGCCGCCGGTGGTGACCTCTGCCGACGCCGCGGCCTATCGCGAACGCATCCTCGCCGCCATTCCGGCCGGTGACCGGTTCGAACCGTTGATGACTCTCTATCTCACCGAAGGAACCGACCCCGCCGACGTCGAGGCCGGATTCAGGAGCGGTCTGGTCAAGGCAGTGAAGCTCTATCCGGCCGGCGCGACCACCAATTCGCACAGCGGCGTCCGCGACATCACCAAGGCGATGCCTGTTCTCGAGCGCATGGCCGAGATCGGCATGCCGCTCTGCGTCCACGGCGAGGTGACGACACCGGAGGTCGACATCTTCGACCGCGAGGCCGTCTTCATCGAAACGGTCCTCGACCCGCTTCGCCGGCGGCTGCCGGATCTCCGCATCACCATGGAGCATGTGACGACGAAGGACGGCATCGATTACATCAAGGAGCATGCGGCCAACCTTGCCGGCTCGATCACCACGCATCACCTGATCATCAACCGCAACGCCATCCTCGTCGGCGGCATCAAGCCGCATTATTACTGCCTGCCGGTCGCCAAGCGGGAGACGCACCGCCTGGCCTTGCGCGCCGCTGCCGTGTCGGGGGATGTGCGCTTCTTCCTCGGCACCGACTCCGCCCCACATGTCGATCCCCTCAAGGAATGCGCCTGCGGCTGCGCCGGCATCTACACGTCGGTCAATACGCTGAGCTGCCTTGCCCATGTCTTCGAGGAGGAGGGGGCGCTTGACCGGCTCGAGGCCTTCACTTCGCTGAACGGCCCCGCCTGGTATGGCCTGCCAGTGAACGAGGAAACGATCACGCTGCGCAAGGCAGAAGAGGCGGTCCGCTATCCCGCCAAGGTCGAGACCGAAGCCGGGCCGATCACGGTTTTCGACCCGATGTTCCCGCTCCACTGGGCGGTCGTCTGA
- a CDS encoding orotate phosphoribosyltransferase: MFSNAFTDKTVMAELVAKMLWEIKAVHFRADEPYKLSSGMASPVYIDCRKLISYPRIRSAVMDFAAATILGEAGFEQFDVVAGGETAGIPFAAMLAERLGLPMIYVRKAPKGHGRNAQIEGHMPEGARVLVIEDLTTAGGSMFKFIDAIRAAGGIVAHGIALFYYDIFPEARANMKSKGVDLHYIATWRNVLAVAREQALFDEKTLNEVESFLNAPLAWSARNGGVGELAAQ, translated from the coding sequence ATGTTTTCGAATGCGTTCACCGACAAGACGGTGATGGCCGAGCTGGTCGCCAAGATGCTTTGGGAAATCAAGGCGGTGCATTTCCGGGCCGACGAGCCCTACAAGCTCTCCTCCGGAATGGCGAGCCCGGTCTATATCGACTGCCGCAAGCTGATTTCCTATCCGCGCATCCGCTCGGCGGTCATGGATTTCGCTGCAGCGACGATCCTCGGCGAGGCCGGCTTCGAGCAGTTCGATGTGGTCGCCGGCGGCGAGACGGCCGGCATCCCCTTTGCCGCCATGCTCGCCGAGCGCCTCGGCCTGCCGATGATCTACGTGCGCAAAGCGCCGAAAGGACACGGCCGCAATGCCCAGATCGAGGGCCACATGCCGGAAGGCGCGCGCGTGCTGGTGATCGAGGATCTGACCACCGCCGGCGGCTCCATGTTCAAGTTCATCGACGCGATCCGCGCCGCTGGCGGCATCGTCGCGCACGGCATCGCGCTCTTCTACTACGACATTTTCCCGGAAGCCCGGGCCAACATGAAGTCGAAGGGGGTCGACCTGCACTACATAGCCACCTGGCGCAATGTGCTCGCCGTTGCCCGAGAGCAGGCGCTGTTCGACGAGAAGACGCTGAACGAGGTGGAATCTTTCCTCAATGCGCCGCTCGCCTGGTCGGCCCGCAACGGCGGTGTCGGCGAACTCGCTGCCCAGTGA
- a CDS encoding sugar ABC transporter substrate-binding protein, with protein sequence MKKTVLSTALGALALGVAFASPSQAADVSACLITKTDTNPFFVKMKEGATAKAQELGVTLKSYAGKVDGDHDSQVAAIESCIADGAKGILIAASDTKAIVDQVKKAQDAGVLVIALDTPLDPATAADATFATDNLLAGKLIGQWAAATMGEGAKTAKIGFLDLTPSQPTVDVLRDQGFMIGFGIDPKDPNKIGDEDDPRIVGHDVTNGNEEGGRTAMENLLQKDPDINVIHTINEPAAVGAYQALKAVGKEKDVLIVSVDGGCPGVKSVAEGVIGATSQQYPLMMAALGIEAIKKFAETGEKPKPTEGKDFFDTGVALVTDKPAAGVESIDTKVGTEKCWG encoded by the coding sequence ATGAAGAAAACTGTTCTTTCCACCGCACTCGGCGCGCTCGCTCTCGGCGTTGCCTTCGCGTCGCCGTCGCAGGCGGCGGACGTCTCTGCCTGCCTCATCACCAAGACCGATACCAACCCCTTTTTCGTGAAGATGAAGGAAGGTGCGACCGCCAAGGCCCAGGAACTCGGCGTCACGCTGAAGTCCTATGCCGGCAAGGTCGACGGTGATCACGACAGCCAGGTTGCCGCTATCGAATCCTGCATCGCCGATGGCGCGAAGGGCATTCTCATCGCCGCCTCCGACACCAAGGCAATCGTCGACCAGGTCAAGAAGGCGCAGGACGCAGGCGTTCTGGTGATCGCGCTCGACACGCCTCTCGATCCGGCGACGGCCGCAGACGCGACATTCGCCACCGACAACCTGCTGGCGGGCAAGCTGATCGGCCAGTGGGCGGCCGCAACCATGGGCGAGGGCGCGAAGACCGCAAAAATCGGCTTTCTCGACCTCACCCCGTCGCAGCCGACGGTCGACGTCTTGCGCGACCAGGGCTTCATGATCGGCTTCGGCATCGATCCCAAGGATCCGAACAAGATCGGAGACGAGGACGATCCGCGTATCGTCGGCCATGACGTGACGAACGGCAACGAGGAAGGTGGCCGCACGGCGATGGAAAACCTTCTGCAGAAGGATCCGGACATCAACGTCATCCACACCATCAACGAGCCGGCCGCTGTCGGCGCCTACCAGGCGCTGAAGGCCGTCGGCAAGGAGAAGGACGTGCTGATCGTATCGGTCGACGGCGGTTGCCCGGGCGTCAAGTCTGTTGCCGAAGGCGTCATCGGCGCCACCTCGCAGCAATATCCGCTGATGATGGCGGCGCTCGGCATCGAGGCGATCAAGAAATTCGCCGAGACCGGCGAGAAGCCGAAGCCGACCGAAGGCAAGGACTTCTTCGATACGGGCGTAGCGCTCGTCACCGACAAGCCGGCCGCCGGCGTCGAATCGATCGACACCAAGGTCGGCACGGAGAAGTGCTGGGGCTGA
- a CDS encoding carbohydrate kinase family protein, translating into MIVCCGEALIDMLPRETPAGESAFAPYAGGAIFNTAIALGRLGIPTGFFTGLSDDMFGDILRETLKAANVDFGPCATLPLHTTLAFVKLVNGHASYAFFDENTAGRMITTDHLPAFGDFCEALHFGAISLIPEPCGSTYEALMTREHEKRVISFDPNIRPGFIKDRDAHFARMNRMAAMSDIVKFSDEDLAWFGMEGSHDTLSAEWLQRGPKLVVITRGADGAVGYTKNHKVEVASERVAVVDTVGAGDTFDAGVLASLKLNNLLTKEQVADLSDEAVRQALALGAKAAAVTVSRAGANPPWKYEIGL; encoded by the coding sequence ATGATCGTTTGCTGCGGAGAGGCCCTGATCGACATGCTGCCGCGCGAGACGCCGGCCGGTGAAAGCGCCTTTGCCCCCTATGCCGGGGGCGCCATCTTCAATACGGCGATCGCGCTTGGCAGACTCGGCATTCCGACCGGCTTTTTCACCGGGCTCTCCGACGACATGTTCGGCGACATCCTGCGGGAGACCCTGAAAGCGGCGAATGTCGATTTCGGCCCATGCGCGACCCTGCCGCTGCACACGACGCTTGCCTTCGTGAAACTCGTCAACGGCCACGCAAGCTACGCCTTCTTCGACGAGAACACCGCCGGGCGGATGATCACCACCGATCACCTGCCGGCCTTCGGAGATTTCTGCGAGGCGTTGCATTTCGGTGCGATCAGCCTGATCCCCGAACCCTGCGGCTCGACCTACGAAGCGTTGATGACGCGCGAACACGAAAAGCGGGTGATCTCCTTCGATCCCAATATCCGGCCCGGCTTCATCAAGGACCGCGACGCCCATTTCGCCCGCATGAACCGCATGGCGGCAATGTCGGACATCGTCAAGTTCTCCGACGAGGACCTCGCCTGGTTCGGCATGGAGGGGAGCCATGACACGCTCTCGGCGGAATGGCTGCAGCGCGGGCCCAAGCTGGTGGTGATCACCAGGGGCGCGGACGGTGCCGTCGGCTATACCAAGAACCACAAGGTCGAAGTGGCGAGCGAGCGGGTCGCGGTGGTCGATACGGTCGGCGCCGGCGACACCTTCGATGCCGGAGTGCTCGCCTCGCTGAAGCTCAACAATCTGCTGACCAAGGAACAGGTCGCAGACTTGAGCGACGAGGCGGTCCGGCAGGCACTCGCTCTCGGCGCCAAGGCAGCCGCCGTCACCGTGTCGCGCGCCGGCGCCAACCCGCCGTGGAAATATGAAATCGGGCTCTGA
- a CDS encoding ABC transporter permease, giving the protein MAEPNTAAQPSQEFEKVLVNSSTDVASFDTHDKTPLQRIQHFLHSTPAAVPFVVLVASILVFGLAIGGRFFSSYTLTLILQQIAIVGMLGAAQTLVILTAGIDLSIGVVMVISAVVMGNCAVTYGLPAPLAVAAGFLVGGACGFLNGLLVSRLKLPPFIVTLGTWYVIMSTNFIYSENATIREADVTAVTQWLHVFGVSFKIGTAVLTLGVISMVLLVFGLWYALNHTAWGRHLYAVGDDPEAAKLSGIRVGKVLLSAYTIAGLIAALAAWVSIGRNGSISPSAAVTDYNLQAITAAVIGGISLFGGRGSILGTLIGAMIVGVVSMGLNMLGADPQWKVFLTGVLIISAVAIDQWIRKVAA; this is encoded by the coding sequence ATGGCCGAGCCAAACACAGCCGCACAGCCATCCCAGGAATTCGAAAAGGTCCTGGTCAACAGTTCGACGGATGTGGCGTCCTTCGACACGCACGACAAGACGCCGCTCCAAAGAATCCAGCATTTCCTGCATTCGACGCCGGCCGCGGTGCCGTTCGTCGTGCTTGTCGCATCGATCCTCGTTTTCGGGCTGGCGATCGGCGGCAGGTTCTTCTCGTCCTACACGCTGACGCTGATCCTCCAGCAGATTGCCATCGTCGGCATGTTGGGCGCGGCGCAGACGCTGGTGATCCTGACGGCCGGCATCGATCTTTCGATCGGCGTCGTCATGGTCATCTCGGCCGTCGTCATGGGCAATTGCGCCGTGACCTACGGCCTGCCGGCGCCGCTTGCCGTGGCGGCCGGCTTCCTGGTGGGCGGCGCCTGCGGCTTTCTGAACGGCCTTCTGGTTTCCCGGCTGAAGCTGCCTCCCTTCATCGTCACGCTCGGCACGTGGTACGTGATCATGTCGACGAACTTCATCTATTCTGAGAACGCCACGATCCGCGAGGCGGACGTGACGGCGGTGACGCAGTGGCTGCATGTCTTCGGTGTAAGCTTCAAGATAGGCACTGCCGTCCTGACCCTTGGCGTGATCAGCATGGTGCTTCTGGTCTTCGGTCTCTGGTACGCGCTGAACCACACCGCCTGGGGACGCCATCTCTATGCGGTCGGCGACGATCCTGAGGCCGCCAAGCTCTCCGGTATCCGTGTCGGCAAGGTGCTTCTGAGCGCTTACACGATCGCCGGCCTGATCGCCGCTCTCGCCGCCTGGGTCTCGATCGGCCGCAACGGTTCGATCTCCCCGTCGGCGGCGGTGACCGACTACAACCTGCAGGCCATTACCGCGGCCGTGATCGGCGGCATTTCGCTCTTCGGCGGCCGTGGCTCGATCCTAGGTACGCTGATCGGCGCGATGATCGTCGGCGTCGTGTCGATGGGCCTCAACATGCTTGGGGCCGACCCCCAGTGGAAGGTCTTCCTGACCGGCGTCCTGATCATCTCCGCCGTCGCGATCGACCAGTGGATCAGAAAGGTAGCAGCGTAA
- a CDS encoding long-chain fatty acid--CoA ligase, with protein MAEASLQQAGSGAGKNWVKSYPPGVPADIGPLPYRSLGEFFDHAVAQHSWRPAFTSMGKSLSFADLNVHSGRIGAWLQSLGLAKGDRVAVMMPNILQNPVIVYGILRAGYTVVNVNPLYTPRELEHQLVDAGAKAIFVLENFAHTVEQVVARTKVKHVVVATMGDMLGVKGLVVNLVVRRVKKLVPAWSLPGHLSFKTVLARGEKLQLAKPNIGPSDVAFLQYTGGTTGVSKGATLTHANLLANMAQMELWLNTAFLRKPRPENLTFMCALPLYHIFALTVNSLMGLATGGNNILIPNPRDIPAFVKELGKYKTNIFPGLNTLFNALMNNPDFQKLDFSSLILTFGGGMAVQRPVAERWLAMTHCPIHEGYGLSETSPVATANRLDTDEFTGTIGMPLPSTEVEIRDENGNALPAGEIGEICIRGPQVMAGYWQRPDETAKAISPDGFFRTGDIGFMNAAGLTKIVDRKKDMILVSGFNVFPNEIEEVVATHPGILECAAVGVADPHSGEAVKLFIVRKDPNLTEADVKRHCAENLTNYKRPRHVEFRDELPKSNVGKILRKDLRD; from the coding sequence ATGGCGGAAGCAAGCTTGCAGCAGGCGGGGTCCGGCGCGGGCAAGAACTGGGTCAAGTCCTATCCGCCGGGCGTGCCCGCCGACATCGGACCGCTCCCCTACCGATCGCTCGGCGAGTTTTTCGACCATGCGGTGGCGCAGCATTCCTGGCGCCCCGCCTTCACCTCAATGGGCAAGTCGCTGAGCTTCGCCGATCTCAACGTCCATTCGGGCCGGATCGGTGCCTGGCTGCAGTCGCTCGGCTTGGCGAAAGGCGATCGCGTCGCCGTCATGATGCCGAACATCCTGCAGAACCCGGTGATCGTCTACGGCATTCTCCGGGCCGGCTATACGGTCGTCAACGTCAACCCGCTCTACACGCCGCGCGAGCTCGAGCACCAGCTGGTCGATGCCGGCGCCAAGGCGATCTTCGTGCTGGAAAACTTCGCCCACACGGTCGAGCAGGTCGTCGCCCGCACCAAAGTCAAGCATGTGGTGGTCGCGACCATGGGCGACATGCTCGGGGTGAAGGGCCTCGTCGTCAATCTCGTCGTACGCCGCGTGAAGAAGCTCGTTCCGGCCTGGTCGCTGCCCGGCCACCTCTCGTTCAAAACGGTTCTAGCCAGGGGCGAGAAGCTTCAGCTTGCGAAACCCAATATCGGGCCGAGCGACGTCGCCTTCCTGCAATATACCGGCGGCACCACGGGCGTTTCGAAGGGCGCCACCCTCACCCATGCCAATCTTCTCGCCAACATGGCGCAGATGGAACTCTGGCTGAACACGGCCTTCCTGCGCAAGCCGCGCCCGGAAAACCTCACCTTCATGTGCGCCCTGCCGCTCTACCACATCTTCGCACTTACGGTGAATTCGCTAATGGGGCTTGCGACCGGCGGCAACAACATCCTGATCCCCAATCCGCGCGATATTCCCGCCTTCGTGAAGGAACTGGGCAAGTACAAGACCAACATCTTCCCCGGCCTCAACACGCTGTTCAACGCCCTGATGAACAATCCGGACTTCCAGAAGCTCGACTTCTCCTCGCTGATTCTCACATTCGGCGGCGGCATGGCGGTGCAGCGACCGGTCGCCGAGCGCTGGCTCGCGATGACGCACTGCCCGATCCATGAAGGCTACGGGCTCTCGGAAACCTCGCCGGTCGCTACCGCCAACCGGCTCGACACGGACGAGTTCACCGGCACGATCGGCATGCCGCTGCCTTCGACCGAGGTCGAAATCCGCGACGAGAACGGCAACGCGCTGCCGGCCGGCGAAATCGGCGAGATCTGCATCCGCGGCCCGCAGGTCATGGCCGGCTATTGGCAACGCCCGGACGAGACGGCGAAGGCGATTTCGCCGGACGGCTTCTTCCGCACCGGCGACATCGGCTTCATGAATGCGGCAGGGCTGACGAAGATCGTCGACCGCAAGAAGGACATGATCCTCGTTTCCGGCTTCAACGTCTTCCCGAACGAGATCGAAGAGGTCGTGGCGACCCATCCCGGCATTCTGGAATGCGCTGCGGTCGGTGTTGCCGACCCGCATTCCGGCGAGGCGGTCAAGCTCTTCATCGTGCGCAAGGATCCGAACCTCACGGAAGCGGACGTCAAGCGCCACTGCGCCGAAAACCTCACCAACTACAAGCGGCCGCGGCACGTCGAATTCCGTGACGAACTGCCGAAGTCCAATGTCGGCAAGATCCTGCGCAAGGACCTGCGCGACTAG
- the pgi gene encoding glucose-6-phosphate isomerase: protein MKALVENLKATARETNAADIRAAFAADPKRFSRFSTRLGDLLLDYSKCAVNDRILDGLEALAKAARVEEKRDAMFRGDIINITEERAVLHTALRNRSNRPVLVAGKNVMPDVNAVLDAMGAFAGDVRSGALKGATGKKITDVVNIGIGGSDLGPVMATLALAPFHDGPRLHFVSNVDGAHIADTLKLLDPETSLFIVASKTFTTIETMTNAATARAFIAGKLGEAAVGHHFAAVSTALDKVAAFGIVAARVFGFWDWVGGRYSIWSAIGLPLMIAVGSENFGRFLDGGHAIDEHFRSAPPRENIPMLLGLIGFYHRNVLGYPSRAILPYDQRLSRFPAYLQQLDMESNGKAVTLDSTPVEFATGPVVWGEPGTNGQHAFYQLIHQGTDIIPAEFMIAANGHEKDLRHQHQLLIANCLAQSEALMKGRTLAEAKAQLTSKGMDEAKADRIAPHRVFTGNRPSLTFVYDQLDPFALGRLIALYEHRVFVEGALFNINSFDQWGVELGKELATGLLPVVEGKESAEGHDSSTAGLVAALLQAAR, encoded by the coding sequence ATGAAAGCGCTTGTCGAAAACCTCAAAGCCACTGCACGCGAGACCAATGCAGCCGACATCCGGGCCGCATTCGCGGCCGATCCGAAGCGCTTTTCGCGCTTCAGCACGAGGCTCGGCGATCTCCTCCTCGACTATTCGAAATGCGCCGTCAACGATCGGATTCTCGACGGTCTCGAGGCGCTGGCGAAGGCCGCAAGGGTCGAGGAAAAGCGCGACGCCATGTTCCGCGGCGACATCATCAACATCACCGAGGAACGCGCCGTCCTGCACACGGCGCTCAGGAACCGCTCGAACCGGCCGGTCCTCGTCGCCGGCAAAAACGTCATGCCCGACGTCAACGCCGTTCTGGACGCAATGGGCGCCTTCGCCGGCGACGTCCGCTCCGGCGCCTTGAAGGGCGCCACCGGCAAGAAGATCACCGACGTCGTCAATATCGGCATCGGCGGCTCCGACCTCGGCCCGGTCATGGCGACGCTGGCGCTCGCCCCCTTCCATGACGGGCCGCGGCTGCACTTCGTTTCCAATGTCGACGGCGCCCACATCGCCGATACGCTGAAGCTGCTCGACCCGGAGACCTCGCTCTTCATCGTCGCCTCGAAGACCTTCACGACGATCGAGACGATGACCAATGCGGCCACAGCGCGTGCCTTCATCGCCGGCAAGCTCGGCGAAGCGGCGGTCGGTCACCATTTCGCGGCGGTCTCCACCGCCCTCGACAAGGTCGCCGCATTCGGCATCGTCGCCGCCCGCGTCTTCGGTTTCTGGGATTGGGTCGGCGGCCGCTATTCGATCTGGTCGGCGATCGGCCTGCCGCTGATGATCGCCGTCGGAAGTGAGAATTTCGGCCGCTTCCTCGATGGCGGCCATGCGATCGACGAACACTTCCGCTCCGCACCGCCGCGCGAAAACATCCCGATGCTGCTCGGCCTGATCGGCTTCTATCACCGAAATGTGCTCGGCTATCCGTCGCGGGCGATCCTGCCCTACGACCAGCGCCTCTCCCGCTTCCCGGCCTATCTGCAGCAGCTCGATATGGAATCGAACGGCAAGGCCGTGACGCTCGACAGCACCCCCGTCGAATTCGCGACCGGGCCGGTCGTCTGGGGCGAACCCGGCACCAACGGCCAGCATGCCTTCTACCAGCTCATCCACCAGGGCACCGACATCATCCCGGCCGAGTTCATGATCGCCGCCAACGGCCACGAGAAGGATCTGCGCCACCAGCACCAGCTGCTGATCGCCAACTGCCTGGCGCAATCGGAAGCGCTGATGAAGGGCCGCACGCTTGCGGAGGCCAAGGCGCAGCTCACCTCGAAAGGCATGGACGAGGCAAAGGCGGACAGGATCGCGCCGCACCGCGTCTTCACCGGCAACCGGCCGTCGCTCACCTTCGTCTACGACCAGCTCGATCCCTTCGCACTCGGCCGGCTGATCGCGCTTTACGAGCACCGCGTCTTCGTCGAGGGCGCGCTCTTCAACATCAATTCCTTCGACCAGTGGGGCGTCGAGCTCGGCAAGGAGCTGGCGACCGGGCTGCTGCCGGTCGTCGAGGGCAAGGAGAGCGCCGAGGGGCACGATTCGTCGACCGCCGGCCTCGTTGCGGCACTGCTGCAGGCGGCACGCTGA
- a CDS encoding ROK family transcriptional regulator: MSLIGDPHRGSGQPDVIDPSGGANQTRVRAYNERLVMSLVRRHGSLSKAEIARRSGLSAQTVSVIMRSLEADGMLIRGEPVRGRVGQPSIPMRLNPDAVYSFGVKIGRRSADLVLMDFLGTIRLHLHQIHTYPLPDDLVTFIVEGIEKLERQLSPADRKRIAGVGIATPFELWNWAEEVGAPHHEMDRWRNFDLQAAVAARTPHPVFLQNDGTSACGAELAFGVGANYPDFVYFYIGSFIGGGVVINSALFSGRTGTAGAVGPLPVSAKDGKTTQLLKIASVFVLEKLLRERGMDPKPLWYSADDWIDFGEPLEIWIQDSAAALAQAIVSAVSIVDFSAAVIDGGFPPWVRARLLAATRKALQALDLQGVTVPDLVEGAVGSHARAIGGASLPLFSRYLLDTNVLFKELT; this comes from the coding sequence ATGTCATTGATAGGGGACCCCCACCGGGGATCCGGACAGCCGGATGTGATCGACCCGAGCGGCGGGGCGAACCAGACGCGCGTGCGCGCCTATAACGAGCGGCTGGTGATGTCGCTGGTGCGTCGCCACGGCAGCCTGTCCAAGGCGGAGATCGCTCGCCGGTCCGGACTTTCCGCCCAAACCGTTTCCGTCATCATGCGGTCGCTCGAAGCCGACGGGATGCTCATCCGCGGCGAACCCGTGCGTGGCCGCGTCGGTCAGCCCTCGATCCCGATGCGCCTCAACCCGGATGCGGTCTATTCCTTCGGGGTCAAGATCGGCCGCCGCAGCGCCGACCTGGTGCTGATGGATTTTCTCGGCACCATCCGCCTGCATCTACACCAAATCCACACTTATCCGCTGCCCGACGACCTCGTCACCTTCATCGTCGAGGGCATCGAGAAGCTCGAAAGGCAGCTCAGCCCCGCAGATCGCAAGCGCATCGCCGGCGTCGGCATTGCGACGCCGTTCGAACTGTGGAACTGGGCCGAGGAAGTGGGCGCGCCCCACCACGAGATGGACCGGTGGCGCAATTTCGACCTGCAGGCTGCGGTCGCCGCGCGCACGCCGCACCCCGTCTTCCTCCAGAACGACGGCACCAGCGCCTGCGGGGCGGAACTCGCCTTCGGCGTCGGCGCCAACTATCCGGACTTCGTCTATTTTTACATCGGCTCGTTCATCGGCGGCGGCGTCGTCATCAATTCCGCGCTGTTCTCAGGCCGCACCGGCACGGCCGGCGCCGTCGGTCCGCTGCCTGTCTCGGCCAAGGACGGCAAGACGACGCAATTGCTGAAGATCGCCTCGGTCTTCGTACTGGAAAAACTGTTGCGCGAGCGCGGCATGGATCCGAAGCCGCTCTGGTATTCGGCCGACGACTGGATCGATTTCGGCGAGCCGCTCGAAATCTGGATCCAAGATTCGGCGGCAGCCCTTGCCCAGGCCATAGTCTCGGCCGTTTCCATAGTCGATTTTTCCGCCGCAGTGATCGACGGCGGCTTCCCGCCCTGGGTGCGGGCGCGCCTGCTGGCCGCGACCCGCAAGGCGCTGCAGGCGCTCGACCTTCAGGGCGTCACGGTTCCGGACCTCGTCGAGGGTGCGGTCGGGAGCCACGCCCGGGCGATCGGCGGTGCGAGCCTGCCGCTCTTCTCCCGCTATCTGCTCGACACCAATGTCCTCTTCAAGGAGCTTACCTAG
- a CDS encoding ATP-binding cassette domain-containing protein — MAQEPILTARGLVKRYGRVTALDHADFDLYPGEILAVIGDNGAGKSSMIKAISGAVTPDEGEIRLEGQPVHFRSPMDARAAGIETVYQNLALSPALSIADNMFLGREIRKQGLFGKLFRTLDRSAMEKMARAKLSELGLMTIQNINQAVETLSGGQRQGVAVARAAAFGSKVVIMDEPTAALGVKESRRVLELILDVRRRGLPIVLISHNMPHVFEVADRIHIHRLGRRLCVINPKEYTMSDAVAFMTGAKAPPGEAVAA, encoded by the coding sequence ATGGCACAGGAACCCATTCTCACCGCCCGCGGTCTCGTCAAGCGCTATGGCCGCGTCACCGCCCTCGACCACGCCGATTTCGACCTCTATCCCGGCGAAATCCTCGCAGTGATCGGTGACAACGGCGCCGGCAAGTCTTCGATGATCAAGGCGATCTCCGGTGCCGTCACCCCCGACGAGGGCGAGATCCGCCTCGAGGGCCAGCCGGTGCACTTCCGCTCGCCCATGGACGCCCGCGCCGCCGGCATCGAGACGGTCTACCAGAACCTCGCTCTTTCGCCCGCCTTGTCGATCGCCGATAACATGTTCCTCGGCCGGGAGATCCGGAAGCAGGGCCTGTTCGGCAAGCTGTTTCGCACTCTCGACCGCTCGGCCATGGAAAAGATGGCAAGGGCCAAGCTCTCCGAATTGGGCCTGATGACGATCCAGAACATCAACCAGGCGGTGGAAACGCTGTCCGGCGGCCAGCGCCAGGGCGTGGCGGTGGCGCGCGCCGCCGCCTTCGGCTCCAAGGTCGTCATCATGGACGAGCCGACCGCGGCGCTCGGCGTCAAGGAGAGCCGGCGCGTCCTGGAACTGATCCTCGACGTTCGCCGCCGCGGCCTGCCGATCGTGCTGATCTCGCACAACATGCCGCACGTCTTCGAGGTTGCGGACCGGATCCATATCCACCGCCTCGGCCGCCGGCTCTGTGTGATCAATCCGAAGGAATACACCATGTCCGACGCGGTCGCCTTCATGACCGGCGCCAAGGCGCCGCCCGGCGAGGCAGTCGCCGCATGA
- a CDS encoding nucleoside triphosphate hydrolase: MNVQSLTDEILKRAAGAGRFIVAIAGPPGAGKSTLADGLAEAIAEAGERVAVLPMDGFHMDNAVLADKGLLARKGAPETFDVRAFLSTLAAVRDNDGEVLVPVFDRTRELAVASARAIAPETRIVLVEGNYLLLDELPWSRLDGAFDYSIFIDPGIDVLEQRLLQRWHDHGYDEETARTKAFGNDIPNARRVVGSRRASDVVIGDF; encoded by the coding sequence ATGAATGTGCAGTCCTTGACGGACGAAATCCTGAAACGGGCGGCGGGCGCCGGCCGTTTCATCGTCGCCATCGCCGGCCCGCCGGGGGCCGGTAAGTCGACGCTTGCCGACGGTCTCGCCGAGGCCATCGCCGAAGCGGGGGAGCGCGTGGCGGTGCTGCCGATGGACGGCTTCCACATGGACAATGCGGTCCTCGCCGACAAGGGCCTGCTGGCGCGCAAGGGCGCGCCCGAAACCTTCGACGTGCGGGCCTTCCTTTCGACGCTCGCCGCGGTGCGCGACAATGACGGCGAGGTGCTCGTTCCGGTGTTCGACCGCACCCGGGAACTGGCGGTTGCCTCGGCCCGGGCAATTGCCCCGGAGACGCGGATCGTGCTGGTCGAGGGCAACTACCTGCTGCTCGACGAACTGCCGTGGAGCAGGCTCGACGGGGCCTTCGACTACTCGATCTTCATCGATCCGGGGATCGACGTACTCGAACAGCGATTGCTGCAACGTTGGCACGATCACGGCTACGATGAGGAGACCGCCCGGACAAAGGCGTTCGGCAACGATATCCCGAACGCTCGCCGCGTCGTCGGCAGCCGCCGCGCCAGCGATGTGGTGATCGGGGATTTCTGA